The genomic stretch TCGTCCGCCGCAACTCCTTCGCGAGCGTCTCTAACCCCATTCCAATCGTTTCGCCGCGCGGCCTGACCGGCCGGCGTCGCGATCACCTGTTCGCGGACAGCGCACCGGCGCTGTCCGGGAGGCTATTCGTATGGTGCACCCGTACCGACTTTCGGAGTCCGATTCCACGCTGCTCAATTCAGCCACCACCCTCGCCCGCGACGTGCTCGCGCCGAACGCCGCCGACGTCGACCGTTCGGCGCGTTTCCCGCGCGAGGGCATGGCGGCGCTCGCCAAGACCGGGCTCAACGGGCTGTGCGTCGCTCGCGAAATGGGTGGGGCCGGCGCCGGCATGCGCGCCTTCGCGGCGGTCGTCGAGGAACTGGCCACCGCCTGCGGCTCGACCGCGATGATCTACAACATGCACGTGGTGGCGGCGCAGGCCATCGCCTCGGGCGCATCGTTGTCGGGCCGCGACACGCTGCTCGCCGACATCGCCGCCGGCCGGCATCTCACCACGCTGGCGTTCTCGGAGCGCGGCTCGCGCTCGCTGTTCTGGACGCCGGTCTCGCGGCTCTCCCCCAACGGCACGGGCTTCGAGACCACCGCCGACAAGTCGTGGGTGACCTCGGCGCACGAGGCCGACTCGTTCGTCTCGAGCGTGCTCGCACCGGCGGCAAAGGCACCCATGGAGTCGACCATCTATCTGGTGCGGAAGGGCGCGAAGGGTATCGCGATCCCCAACGGCTTCGACGGGCTGGGCCTGCGCGGCAACGATTCGGCGCCGATGCGCTTCGAGCGCGTCGCGGTCACGCCGGGCGATCTCATCAGCGCGCAGGGCGAGGGCGCCACCACCATGCTCACGGTGGTGCTCCCTTGGTTCGCGATCGGCACCGCGGCGATCGCCAACGGTCTGTGCCGCGCGGCGGTGGACGCCACCACGCGCCACCTCGGTTCGGCGGGCTTCGAGACCACCGGGACCCAGCTCCGCGACCTGCCCAATCTGCGCGCCCGGCTCGCCGAGATGTCGTTGCGCACCGGGCAGTCGCGCGCGCTGCTCGGCCACACGCTCGATCATCTCGACGCCGGCTCGCCGGCGGCGCCGCTGTTCGTGCTCCAGTCGCGACTCGCGGCGCTCGAAGCGGCGACGCACGTGACCGATCTGGCCATGAAGGCCTGTGGCGGCGCAGCATTCTCGCGCCAGCTCGGCGTCGAGCGCGTGTTTCGCGACGCGCGCGCCGGCTGGGTGATGTCGCCGACCACCGACCACCTGCTCGAGTTCACCGGTCGCGTGCTCACCGGCCTGCCGCTGTTCTGAACGTGTCCGACTCCACCTCGCCCGAACCCGACGCCCGGCTGCGCGCCCGCAACGGTCCCGAGCGGAGCGTGCGCCTTCACGCGCGCCACCTGACGCTGGCCGGCCTCGGCCGCGCCAGCTGGGACAGCGCGGCGTCGCACCCGTCGGCGCTCGACTACCTGCTCGCGGCTCTCGCGACCGATCTGGTGAGCGGGCTCGGCGAGGAATCCCGGCGCGCGAGCCTCGCGCTCGACGACGTCGAACTGCGCCTCGAGGCGTTTCTCGAGCATCCGCTGGTGATCGCGGGCGTGATGGGCGAGGAAGGCAGCGCGCGGCTGCGCTCGATCCGCGGCTCGCTGTACGTCGCTTCGTCGATCGGCGAGGCCGAACTCCAGTCGCTCTGGCAGCGGGTTTGCGAGCGGGCGCCGGTGCTCGCGAGCCTCACGCCCGGCGTCTCGATCGACATCACCCTCAAACGCGTTCTCTGAATCGGGAGGTTCGTCCGTGCGACCCATTCTCGTCGGCGCCGTGGTCTACGATCCCAAAGTCACCGTGATCTGGGACATCATCGCCCGCTTCTTCGCCGAGCAGCGCTGCCCGATCGACTGCGTCTACTACACCAACTACACGATGCTGGTGGACGCATTGCTCGCCGGTCACATCGACATCGCGTGGAATTCGCCGCTCGCCTGGGTGGATGCGCAGCGGCGCGCGGGCGGGTCGTGCCGCGCGCTGGCCATGCGCGACACCGACCGCGATCGCGTGACGCACCTGCTGGTGCGCGCGGCCGGGCCGGTGCGCTCGATCCGCGACCTGCAGGGCCGCAGGCTCGCCACCGGCGCGAGCGACTCCCCGCAGGCGACGCTGCTGCCGCTGCACCACCTGCATGCGCACGGTCTGGTGGCCGGGCGTGACTTCGAGGTGCTGCGCCACGACGTGCTGGTCGGCAAGCACGGCGACCACGTCGGCGGGGAGCGCGACGCGCTGCAGGATCTGCTGGCGGGCAAGGCCGACGCGGCGGCGGTGCTCGACCTCAACTGGCGGCTCTGGTCTCGCGACGGAACGGCCGATCCCGGGCGGGTGCAGATTCTCGACGCCACCGCGCCGTTCGACCACTGCAATTTCACCACGACCGAGAAGTTCGCGCCGGCGCGCGCCGAGCCATGGACGCGCGTGCTGCTGTCGATGGACTACGCGAACCCCGCGCACCGCGAGATGATGGACCTGGAAGGCCTCAAGCAGTGGCTTCCGGGCCGCGTCACCGGCTACACGGCGCTCGAGGCGGCGGTGAGAGAACAGGCGTTCTTCGAGCCCGCGATGCGATGAGCGCGCTGCCGCTCTTCCCGGTGACGACCGTGGGCAGCTGGCCGCGGCCGGGGGTCGTGCTCGCGTCGTGGCGCGCGCTCCGC from Candidatus Sulfotelmatobacter sp. encodes the following:
- a CDS encoding OsmC family protein, with protein sequence MSDSTSPEPDARLRARNGPERSVRLHARHLTLAGLGRASWDSAASHPSALDYLLAALATDLVSGLGEESRRASLALDDVELRLEAFLEHPLVIAGVMGEEGSARLRSIRGSLYVASSIGEAELQSLWQRVCERAPVLASLTPGVSIDITLKRVL
- a CDS encoding acyl-CoA dehydrogenase family protein, encoding MVHPYRLSESDSTLLNSATTLARDVLAPNAADVDRSARFPREGMAALAKTGLNGLCVAREMGGAGAGMRAFAAVVEELATACGSTAMIYNMHVVAAQAIASGASLSGRDTLLADIAAGRHLTTLAFSERGSRSLFWTPVSRLSPNGTGFETTADKSWVTSAHEADSFVSSVLAPAAKAPMESTIYLVRKGAKGIAIPNGFDGLGLRGNDSAPMRFERVAVTPGDLISAQGEGATTMLTVVLPWFAIGTAAIANGLCRAAVDATTRHLGSAGFETTGTQLRDLPNLRARLAEMSLRTGQSRALLGHTLDHLDAGSPAAPLFVLQSRLAALEAATHVTDLAMKACGGAAFSRQLGVERVFRDARAGWVMSPTTDHLLEFTGRVLTGLPLF
- a CDS encoding PhnD/SsuA/transferrin family substrate-binding protein, which codes for MRPILVGAVVYDPKVTVIWDIIARFFAEQRCPIDCVYYTNYTMLVDALLAGHIDIAWNSPLAWVDAQRRAGGSCRALAMRDTDRDRVTHLLVRAAGPVRSIRDLQGRRLATGASDSPQATLLPLHHLHAHGLVAGRDFEVLRHDVLVGKHGDHVGGERDALQDLLAGKADAAAVLDLNWRLWSRDGTADPGRVQILDATAPFDHCNFTTTEKFAPARAEPWTRVLLSMDYANPAHREMMDLEGLKQWLPGRVTGYTALEAAVREQAFFEPAMR